In Ananas comosus cultivar F153 linkage group 10, ASM154086v1, whole genome shotgun sequence, the following proteins share a genomic window:
- the LOC109716827 gene encoding carotenoid 9,10(9',10')-cleavage dioxygenase 1-like, with amino-acid sequence MNSMSMIKARSIHKSPPTSTLTPHNFISSLSSPFKTLLKEWEKLPLRIEVSNSMKAASLNLVDAFVDWMYKFSDLPALIEENFAPVDEIDGVVLVHNLEGEIPETFPEGVYIRNGPNPQYPTQTTATSIFGSTAYTWYEGDGMLHATYFDKAGNGKWRISYKNKYVVSETFQMEKERNKASFIPAVDGQPHGILAAFVFNMLRFGKAVKDSSNTSVFEHAGRAYAVTENHLPYEIDIATLDTVGLYNVYGAWNRPFTGHPKKAPRTGELVTMGVDVRKPHFVLGIISADGKNLLHKVNLEYESGKLIHEIGITKNYNIIMDYPLRFGIDRVLVGKQFIQHDTNARARIGVMPRFGDAKSTSWFDVKNHCSYHLINSFEEGHEVVVRGCRILCSVIPGPDHKTDKAKWYQRAFLQPKKDSKEFDPSVDGILFSRPYEWRLDLVTGEVEEGYITCEEVAMDFPAINNNFIGIRNKYAYTQVVDSLATSNSIAGLTKYKMLAKLHFDIKNEDDKNFINVDYHVLEENHFCSGVQFVEKKDAVDEDDGWLISYVHDEKANVSKVYIIDAKRFTEEPVAKITLPQRVPYGFHGIFISK; translated from the exons ATGAACTCTATGAGCATGATCAAGGCCAGAAGTATACACAAGTCccctcccacttccacactgacCCCCCACAACTTCATCTCCTCACTCTCTTCTCCTTTCAAG ACTCTTCTAAAGGAATGGGAGAAGCTTCCACTGAGAATAGAGGTCTCTAATTCCATGAAGGCTGCATCTTTGAATCTCGTCGATGCTTTTGTAGATTGGATGTACAAATTTTCAGATCTGCCAGCAttaattgag GAAAATTTTGCACCTGTAGATGAAATTGATGGAGTCGTGCTAGTTCACAACTTAGAGGGAGAGATTCCAGAGACTTTTCCTGAGGGAGTCTACATAAGAAATG GTCCAAATCCCCAATACCCAACTCAAACAACAGCAACCTCCATCTTTGGCTCCACAGCTTACACATGGTATGAAGGGGATGGTATGCTACATGCAACTTATTTCGACAAAGCCGGTAACGGAAAGTGGAGGATCTCATACAAGAACAAATATGTAGTATCAGAAACTTTCCAgatggagaaagaaagaaacaaagcaTCCTTCATTCCTGCTGTAGATGGCCAGCCTCATGGAATACTAGCAGCTTTTGTTTTCAATATG CTAAGATTTGGCAAAGCAGTCAAAGACAGCAGCAACACTAGTGTATTTGAACATGCCGGGCGAGCTTATGCTGTCACAGAAAATCATCTACCTTATGAGATAGATATCGCAACACTTGACACTGTAGGACTTTATAATGTTTATGGAGCTTGGAATCGACCTTTTACTGGTCACCCAAAG AAAGCTCCAAGAACAGGAGAGTTGGTCACCATGGGGGTTGATGTCAGAAAGCCTCACTTTGTCCTAGGAATCATTTCTG CTGATGGAAAGAATTTGCTTCACAAGGTCAACCTCGAATATGAATCAGGAAAACTGATTCATGAGATTGGAATCACTAAGAA CTATAATATCATCATGGACTACCCGCTTAGGTTTGGCATTGATAGAGTTCTTGTTGGTAAACA ATTCATCCAACATGACACTAATGCAAGAGCAAGAATCGGAGTGATGCCTCGTTTCGGCGATGCAAAATCTACATCTTGGTTCGACGTAAAGAACCACTGCAGCTACCACCTCATCAATTCCTTCGAAGAAGGACATGAG GTTGTTGTAAGAGGCTGTCGAATACTTTGTTCGGTAATCCCGGGACCCGATCATAAAACCGACAAAGCTAAGTGGTATCAAAGAGCTTTTCTCCAGCCAAAGAAGGATTCAAAAGAATTTGATCCTTCCGTCGACGGAATTCTTTTCTCCCGGCCCTACGAATGGAGGCTTGACTTGGTGACTGGTGAAGTTGAAGAAGGATATATAACATGTGAGGAGGTTGCAATGGATTTCCCTGCAATCAACAACAACTTTATTGGCATTAGAAACAAGTATGCATATACCCAAGTTGTGGATTCGCTAGCGACCTCTAACTCTATAGCAG GCTTAACAAAGTATAAGATGTTAGCAAAGCTACACTTCGACATAAAGAACGAG gacgataaaaattttataaacgtAGACTACCATGTCCTAGAAGAAAACCACTTCTGCTCTGGGGTTCAGTTTGTCGAGAAGAAGGATGCTGTCGATGAGGATGATGGATGGCTCATTTCTTATGTCCATGATGAGAAAGCAAATGTTTCCAAA GTGTACATAATTGATGCAAAAAGATTCACAGAGGAACCTGTGGCCAAAATAACCTTACCTCAAAGAGTGCCTTATGGTTTTCATGGCATTTTTATTAGTAAATGA